A stretch of Ranitomeya variabilis isolate aRanVar5 chromosome 3, aRanVar5.hap1, whole genome shotgun sequence DNA encodes these proteins:
- the LAMTOR1 gene encoding ragulator complex protein LAMTOR1: MGCCYSGESENGKGDQGERQHLLPPNETLPNRTPNGSEPNSTNNPSARTDEQALLSHILARTAQNIIDVSAVESQGMEQHECMDRARQYSTKLAKLSSNLTHWRKVPPLPSLTAQPHQILASEPVPYADIQQVSKTAAYAFSALSQIRVDAKEDLVVQFGIP, encoded by the exons ATGGGCTGCTGCTACAGCGGGGAGTCAGAGAACGGCAAGGGG gacCAGGGAGAAAGGCAACACTTGTTACCCCCCAACGAGACCCTTCCCAACAGGACACCAAATGGATCTGAACCCAATTCTACGAATAACCCGTCTGCTCGGACAGATGAACAGGCCCTACTGTCCCATATCCTGGCGAGGACCGCGCA GAACATTATTGATGTGTCGGCCGTAGAGTCGCAGGGGATGGAGCAGCATGAATGTATGGACCGGGCCCGACAGTACAG CACAAAACTAGCAAAACTAAGCAGTAACCTGACGCACTGGAGGAAGGTGCCCCCTCTGCCCTCGCTCACGGCCCAACCACACCAAATACTTGCCAGCGAGCCAGTCCCTTATGCAGACATACAGCAG GTTTCAAAGACAGCAGCTTACGCCTTCAGTGCACTTTCACAGATCCGCGTGGATGCCAAGGAGGACCTGGTTGTACAGTTTGGGATTCCCTAG
- the LOC143817449 gene encoding secreted frizzled-related protein 2-like encodes MMRALLSAELLMGVVILLHPASGFPFILTQLSTRKSSCKPVPSSMTLCHGVGYSEMRLPNLLGHDTMKEVLQQAGSWVPLLTKQCHSDTKKFLCSLFAPVCLSDLEEAIHPCRSLCEEVRDGCTPVMAAFGFPWPEMFNCSQFPEGNELCVPPAGMEDKMPVSKEELPCSACHSPADTEKEFLQDFCSRDFAMKVTLRSVSSVEGGAMVVPEARSRTVYKAKGWTEEELKRTVLWLTDGESCVCPELQESGATVLVMGHRADERLVISWVRKWQKSEKEMKKFSRTVRKLQC; translated from the exons ATGATGAGGGCCCTTTTGTCCGCCGAGCTCCTGATGGGGGTGGTCATCCTCCTGCACCCCGCCTCAGGATTTCCTTTTATTCTCACCCAGTTGAGCACCCGTAAAAGCAGCTGCAAGCCGGTACCAAGCAGTATGACGCTGTGCCATGGGGTGGGCTACAGCGAGATGCGCCTGCCCAACCTGCTAGGACATGACACCatgaaagaggttctgcagcaggcgGGCTCCTGGGTGCCCCTTCTCACCAAGCAGTGCCATTCAGACACCAAGAAGTTCCTGTGCTCCCTGTTTGCCCCGGTGTGCCTCAGTGACCTGGAGGAAGCCATTCATCCCTGCCGATCCCTATGTGAGGAGGTCCGAGACGGCTGCACACCCGTCATGGCTGCTTTTGGGTTTCCTTGGCCGGAGATGTTTAACTGCTCCCAGTTTCCAGAAGGGAACGAGCTGtgtgtgccccctgctggcatggAGGACAAGATGCCAGTGTCAAAGGAAG AGCTCCCGTGCTCGGCCTGTCACAGTCCCGCGGACACTGAGAAGGAGTTCCTGCAGGATTTCTGCTCCCGAGACTTTG CCATGAAGGTGACGCTGCGCTCGGTGTCGTCCGTGGAGGGGGGCGCTATGGTGGTCCCGGAGGCGAGGAGCCGCACGGTGTATAAAGCCAAGGGCTGGACGGAGGAGGAGCTGAAGAGGACGGTCCTGTGGCTGACGGACGGGGAAAGCTGCGTGTGCCCGGAGCTGCAGGAGTCGGGGGCCACGGTGCTGGTCATGGGGCATCGGGCAGACGAGCGGCTCGTCATCTCCTGGGTCCGGAAATGGCAGAAGAGCGAAAAGGAAATGAAGAAATTCTCCCGGACGGTGCGGAAGCTGCAGTGTTAG